A single window of Blastocatellia bacterium DNA harbors:
- a CDS encoding SUMF1/EgtB/PvdO family nonheme iron enzyme, whose translation MKKSLIIRLLSISVCLMVSFLSLSVSTDARSKQEKNITQTTNERGLGLATVANWPTSSKRYALVIGVEQYQDKQITPLTAAVNDAKLLADALTKYAGFPADQVVLLASDQPAERQPTRENILRRLSNLRAAIPPDGLLLVSFAGHGIERDGKAFLLPANAQVSGDITLLEDTAISVNNIKERIRQTGVKQVMVILDACRNDPTAGRADAPNNLSEAYTRGFSFDVRNQEVNAFATLYATNVGARAYENTEKKNGYFTLAIVEGLKGGAANEKGEVTLESLKKYVQEEVPKRVKIDLGVGKKQEPQVVVEGYKANDLVVSITVNVNVNGATTSTTTTNLATNSTNSTTSATTIGAGGLALKTYEFKTVDLNINGKVIKEGTKQAKSYSENLAEGIALEMVEIPSGSFLMGSEKEEEYSGRYDKNEMPQHKVNIPAFYLGKFEITQAQWKFVAALPKVNMDIKAKPSAFRGDDSPVEQITWDEAVEFCARLSKHTGKEYRLPTEAEWEYACRAGTDTMYSFGDSITLTQVNFTGIMSGHYRGPEPEGYLDQTFAVGTTKVANNFGLFDMHGNVWEYCQDVWHENYEGAPTDGSAWLTGGDQAKRIARGGSWICRGGACHSAYRNDLELTWKRNDYGLRVAMTVPAKK comes from the coding sequence ATGAAAAAAAGTTTAATAATTAGATTACTTTCTATTTCTGTTTGTTTAATGGTTAGTTTTTTAAGTCTATCAGTTAGTACAGATGCTCGGTCAAAACAGGAAAAAAATATCACTCAAACAACAAATGAGCGTGGGTTAGGGTTAGCTACAGTAGCAAATTGGCCTACAAGCTCTAAACGCTATGCTTTAGTTATAGGTGTAGAGCAGTATCAAGATAAACAAATTACACCTTTAACGGCTGCCGTGAATGATGCCAAGTTGTTAGCAGATGCTTTAACAAAATATGCTGGTTTTCCTGCTGATCAAGTAGTTTTGCTAGCTTCTGACCAGCCAGCAGAACGCCAGCCAACTAGGGAAAATATCTTAAGACGGTTATCAAATTTAAGAGCCGCAATTCCGCCAGATGGATTATTGCTAGTTTCTTTTGCTGGTCATGGGATAGAAAGAGATGGAAAAGCGTTTTTACTACCAGCAAATGCTCAAGTAAGCGGGGATATTACCTTACTAGAAGATACAGCAATAAGTGTTAATAATATTAAAGAGCGTATTCGTCAAACAGGTGTTAAACAAGTAATGGTAATTTTGGACGCTTGCCGAAATGACCCAACAGCAGGCAGAGCAGACGCGCCCAATAATCTATCAGAAGCCTATACACGCGGTTTTAGCTTTGATGTACGTAATCAGGAAGTAAATGCGTTTGCTACTCTTTATGCTACTAATGTTGGTGCAAGAGCTTATGAAAATACAGAAAAGAAAAACGGTTATTTTACTCTAGCAATAGTTGAAGGCTTAAAGGGTGGTGCAGCAAATGAAAAAGGCGAAGTAACTTTAGAGTCCTTAAAAAAATATGTTCAAGAAGAAGTTCCTAAACGGGTAAAAATTGATTTAGGCGTAGGGAAAAAACAAGAACCCCAAGTTGTAGTTGAAGGCTATAAGGCTAATGATTTGGTGGTTTCTATTACAGTTAATGTAAATGTTAATGGTGCTACTACTAGCACAACAACTACTAATTTAGCAACAAATTCAACAAATTCAACAACTAGTGCAACAACAATTGGAGCAGGGGGTTTAGCACTTAAAACTTATGAATTTAAGACTGTAGACTTAAATATCAACGGAAAAGTTATTAAAGAAGGTACAAAACAAGCTAAAAGTTATTCAGAAAATTTAGCAGAAGGTATTGCCTTGGAAATGGTAGAAATACCATCAGGAAGCTTTTTAATGGGTTCAGAAAAAGAAGAAGAATATAGTGGTAGATATGACAAAAACGAAATGCCACAACATAAAGTTAATATACCGGCATTTTACTTAGGCAAATTTGAAATAACCCAAGCACAATGGAAATTTGTTGCTGCTTTGCCAAAAGTTAACATGGATATAAAAGCAAAACCTTCAGCTTTTCGCGGAGATGATTCACCTGTTGAACAAATAACTTGGGATGAGGCTGTAGAGTTTTGTGCTAGACTCTCAAAACATACAGGAAAAGAATATCGCTTGCCTACAGAAGCAGAATGGGAATATGCATGTCGTGCCGGAACAGATACTATGTATAGTTTTGGGGATAGTATTACTTTAACTCAAGTTAATTTTACAGGAATAATGTCAGGGCATTATCGAGGGCCAGAGCCAGAAGGCTATTTAGATCAGACATTTGCTGTTGGTACAACAAAAGTAGCTAATAACTTTGGCTTATTTGATATGCATGGAAATGTTTGGGAATATTGTCAAGATGTTTGGCATGAAAACTATGAAGGTGCGCCAACTGATGGTAGTGCTTGGTTAACAGGCGGTGATCAAGCAAAAAGAATTGCTCGCGGAGGTTCATGGATTTGTCGAGGTGGGGCTTGTCATTCAGCTTATCGCAATGACTTAGAATTAACTTGGAAGCGCAATGATTATGGGCTACGAGTCGCAATGACCGTTCCAGCCAAGAAATAA
- a CDS encoding phosphoribosylformylglycinamidine cyclo-ligase, with the protein MEKITYQQAGVNIDAANEAKHRIKNLARKTFNSQVLTEIGSFGALFRTNFQNMKDPVLVASTDGVGTKLKIAFLTGIHNTIGYDLVAHCIDDIAVQGAKPLFFMDYIATGELSPNVVADIIEGITRACLEANCPLIGGETAEMPGFYSAGEYDVAGFILGVVDRDKIIDGSKIKAGDQLIGLPSLGLHTNGYSLARKLFFDIAKYNVDSYLPELNSTVAEALLKAHRNYFPALSGLFEQDLVNGLAHITGGGFLENIPRILPDNTQAVVNLGTWPVLPVFEVMQKIGNIDQNEMYRVFNMGIGMIVVVSKENFETVMTHFKNLNETCYHIGEITVGNKEVKLV; encoded by the coding sequence ATGGAAAAAATCACTTACCAACAAGCCGGTGTAAACATTGATGCAGCCAATGAAGCTAAACACCGTATTAAAAACTTAGCTCGTAAAACCTTTAATTCACAAGTCTTAACAGAAATAGGAAGTTTTGGCGCACTTTTTCGCACAAACTTTCAAAATATGAAAGATCCTGTTTTAGTTGCAAGTACCGATGGAGTCGGCACTAAACTAAAAATTGCCTTTCTAACAGGTATTCATAACACAATTGGTTATGACCTAGTTGCTCATTGTATTGATGATATCGCGGTTCAAGGTGCAAAACCTTTATTTTTTATGGACTATATCGCTACAGGTGAACTTTCTCCAAATGTAGTTGCAGATATTATTGAAGGTATAACCCGCGCCTGCCTTGAAGCAAATTGTCCATTAATTGGCGGAGAAACGGCAGAAATGCCCGGTTTTTACTCAGCAGGTGAATATGATGTTGCTGGCTTTATTCTTGGAGTTGTTGACCGTGATAAAATAATTGATGGCAGTAAAATTAAAGCTGGTGATCAATTAATTGGGCTTCCTTCTTTAGGCTTACATACTAATGGCTACAGTTTAGCACGTAAGCTATTTTTTGATATTGCTAAATATAATGTAGACAGTTATTTACCAGAATTAAATAGCACTGTAGCCGAAGCTTTACTTAAAGCTCATCGCAACTACTTCCCTGCTCTATCAGGACTTTTTGAGCAAGATTTAGTTAATGGACTAGCTCATATTACTGGAGGAGGCTTTCTAGAAAATATTCCTCGTATCTTGCCAGATAACACTCAAGCAGTAGTAAATTTAGGAACTTGGCCGGTTTTACCTGTTTTTGAAGTAATGCAAAAAATCGGCAATATTGACCAAAATGAGATGTACCGAGTGTTTAATATGGGTATAGGAATGATAGTAGTTGTTTCTAAAGAAAACTTTGAAACAGTGATGACCCATTTTAAGAACTTAAATGAGACTTGTTATCATATTGGTGAAATAACTGTAGGAAATAAAGAAGTTAAATTAGTTTAA
- a CDS encoding DUF3006 domain-containing protein: protein MKVFIDRIESNIAVMLIVNREEINLDIPLEYLPEGSRAGDYFDISFTVDPASRSSVEERTKDLLKELTKDSDPDQTDFKL, encoded by the coding sequence ATGAAAGTATTTATTGACCGTATTGAGTCAAATATAGCAGTAATGCTTATTGTAAATAGAGAAGAAATTAACTTAGATATTCCGCTAGAATATCTTCCAGAAGGCTCTCGCGCTGGAGATTATTTTGATATTTCCTTTACTGTTGACCCTGCTAGCCGTTCTAGCGTTGAAGAACGCACCAAAGATTTATTAAAAGAACTTACCAAAGATAGCGACCCTGACCAAACAGACTTTAAGCTTTAA
- a CDS encoding DUF4388 domain-containing protein — translation MRGQLNQDCLPDVLRQIYLERRSGCLRLTQDHTRKEIFFELGAMVFASSNRREDRIGESMLRHSTISQEQFDLAQAHMGRGKRFGKILVDLKIISERDLIANVTFQVLDIIYSVFNWTVGSYEFYEVGKTISEDLKLDLSTASIILEGVRRISDIDVIERGLGDLNRLVGPSTNPLLRLQTLSLRPLERQIIDVIREPLSLIKLLVKVKSPAETVLRSLYGLLSAGVLERFAPAELSQESGKMEVPEKVVRQTLGMGEPVPVVVASNRQTGAHKVDEMALRRRIDLVKARMKDGDVYQLFAINPGCELEELQSAYYKLAREFHPDRHLSATKELRSEIDELFTQLTSLYDQARNLVMVETTAMPVPTGVTGPIRRNTAPQPLENLPPTPAQKQSATGKFANVEASPVQTPVIAQTLGHHSTKPLPSFEESLNTDTTEDAVLEDETLSLGTGSLASNSKPFSRTGSKLAVSELDIKLKQTILDAPAITQSLEIAKEVDSPTEALVNTSEAEALMDALDELSQLSTPVVEEENYSSMTEPLALSSESQVLESPVAPTTVMSENTRMVQEALSTTALDNLSTEEVMMNLSEMESATTSPLSMVETTPVLDEQEQAEQLFVVGRNAFQSKDVGGAVKNLREAVKLSPRQTRYRLLLGHVLSNNQRWQKEAEEQFNQVLDIEPQNVMAHLGLAQLYSKVGLVRRAENEFREALKIEPQNPVAKKGLKAIIGDDTLGVPSFLTKLLPSNN, via the coding sequence ATGCGGGGACAACTAAACCAAGATTGTTTACCAGATGTGTTAAGACAAATTTATTTAGAGCGTAGATCGGGTTGTTTAAGGTTAACTCAAGACCATACTCGGAAAGAGATATTTTTTGAGCTAGGAGCAATGGTTTTTGCTTCTAGTAATCGCCGAGAAGACCGAATTGGTGAAAGTATGCTTAGACATAGCACAATTAGCCAAGAACAATTTGATTTAGCTCAAGCTCATATGGGTAGAGGTAAACGTTTTGGTAAGATTTTAGTAGACCTAAAAATAATTTCTGAGCGGGATTTAATTGCTAATGTTACTTTTCAGGTATTAGACATAATTTATTCAGTATTTAACTGGACAGTAGGCAGTTATGAATTTTATGAAGTAGGAAAAACCATTTCTGAAGACCTAAAATTAGACCTATCTACAGCAAGCATTATTTTAGAAGGCGTTCGCCGAATAAGTGATATAGACGTTATTGAGCGTGGGCTAGGGGACTTAAATAGATTAGTTGGGCCATCAACCAACCCACTGCTTAGACTTCAAACGCTTTCCTTAAGACCACTTGAGCGACAAATTATAGATGTTATTAGAGAGCCTTTAAGTTTAATTAAATTACTAGTAAAAGTAAAATCTCCTGCTGAAACTGTTTTAAGGTCTTTATATGGATTGTTATCTGCTGGAGTTTTAGAACGTTTTGCTCCTGCTGAACTTTCACAAGAAAGCGGCAAAATGGAAGTTCCAGAAAAAGTAGTCCGCCAAACTTTAGGAATGGGTGAACCTGTTCCGGTTGTGGTGGCTAGTAACCGGCAAACTGGCGCACATAAAGTTGATGAAATGGCTCTAAGACGACGAATAGATTTAGTAAAAGCTCGAATGAAAGATGGGGATGTATATCAATTATTTGCTATTAATCCAGGGTGTGAATTAGAAGAATTACAAAGTGCTTATTATAAATTAGCTAGGGAATTTCATCCAGACCGCCATTTATCTGCAACTAAAGAATTAAGAAGCGAAATAGATGAGCTATTTACCCAATTAACTAGTTTATATGACCAAGCACGTAATTTGGTAATGGTTGAAACTACAGCAATGCCAGTTCCAACAGGTGTTACAGGCCCAATTAGGCGCAATACTGCACCACAACCGTTAGAAAATCTTCCGCCAACACCAGCACAAAAACAAAGTGCAACAGGGAAGTTTGCTAATGTAGAAGCAAGTCCAGTACAAACTCCTGTAATTGCACAAACATTAGGGCATCATTCTACTAAACCATTACCTAGCTTTGAAGAAAGCTTAAACACTGATACTACGGAAGATGCTGTATTAGAAGATGAAACATTGTCTTTAGGCACAGGTTCTTTAGCTAGCAATTCAAAGCCATTTAGCCGAACAGGTAGCAAGTTAGCTGTTTCTGAGCTAGATATTAAGCTAAAACAAACCATTTTAGATGCTCCTGCAATTACACAGTCTTTAGAAATTGCAAAAGAAGTTGATTCACCTACAGAAGCCTTGGTTAATACTTCTGAGGCGGAAGCTTTGATGGATGCTTTAGATGAACTCTCTCAACTTTCTACGCCTGTTGTTGAGGAAGAAAATTATTCATCTATGACAGAACCATTAGCTTTATCATCAGAAAGCCAGGTTTTAGAAAGTCCTGTTGCTCCAACTACAGTTATGTCAGAAAATACAAGAATGGTTCAAGAAGCACTTTCTACAACTGCACTAGATAATCTTTCTACAGAAGAAGTAATGATGAATTTATCAGAAATGGAATCAGCAACAACTAGCCCGCTTTCTATGGTAGAAACTACGCCTGTTTTAGATGAGCAAGAACAAGCTGAACAGCTTTTTGTTGTTGGACGAAATGCTTTTCAATCTAAAGATGTTGGAGGGGCAGTAAAAAACCTACGTGAGGCTGTAAAGCTTTCTCCTAGGCAAACCCGCTATAGATTATTGTTAGGACATGTTTTATCTAATAACCAACGTTGGCAAAAAGAAGCAGAAGAGCAATTTAACCAGGTCTTAGATATTGAGCCACAAAATGTAATGGCTCATTTAGGTTTAGCTCAACTTTATAGTAAAGTTGGATTGGTTCGTAGAGCAGAAAATGAATTTAGAGAAGCCTTAAAAATAGAGCCACAAAATCCTGTTGCTAAAAAAGGCTTAAAAGCAATTATTGGAGATGACACTTTAGGCGTACCTAGCTTTTTAACTAAATTACTACCAAGTAATAATTAA
- a CDS encoding amidohydrolase has translation MTLAVSISPDDKSELISNRRWFHKHPELKFEEKKSAEFIAKKLTSFGYKVETNIAQTGVVGLINSGKPGPCLMLRADMDALPVAEENLLDYCSSHKGVMHACGHDGHMAALLTASKQLVPLTNDLSGQLKVVFQPGEEGGNGALRMIEQGVLENPKVDAAFGLHLWNGLPVGQIGVITGAVMASVDEFSLVVKGRGGHGAMPHQTVDAILAACQIVNMLQSIVARNINPLDSAVVTIGSFHAGQAFNVIAETAELRGTIRTFSQEAYEKIPDLFEQVVISTAKALGAECYIEYERLGPPTINNPDMAEFVRQIAAEVVGKENVISDDRARTMAGEDMAYFLSNVAGCFFFVGSQNSEKGLIHPHHSPFFNFDEEALPIGVEMLKRIACQFLKTNK, from the coding sequence ATGACATTAGCTGTAAGTATTTCCCCTGACGACAAATCAGAATTAATTTCTAACCGTCGATGGTTTCATAAACACCCAGAATTAAAATTTGAAGAAAAAAAGAGTGCTGAGTTTATAGCTAAAAAGTTAACTAGTTTTGGCTACAAAGTAGAAACTAATATTGCTCAAACTGGTGTAGTAGGGTTAATTAATAGTGGTAAACCTGGCCCCTGCCTAATGCTTAGAGCCGATATGGACGCTTTGCCTGTAGCAGAAGAAAACCTTTTAGATTATTGCTCTTCACATAAAGGAGTAATGCATGCGTGTGGACACGATGGACATATGGCAGCTTTACTTACTGCTTCTAAACAGCTAGTACCGTTAACTAACGATCTATCAGGTCAATTAAAAGTAGTTTTTCAACCTGGGGAAGAAGGCGGAAACGGTGCTTTAAGGATGATTGAACAGGGTGTCTTAGAGAATCCAAAAGTAGATGCTGCTTTTGGACTACATTTATGGAATGGTTTGCCTGTAGGCCAAATTGGTGTAATTACTGGTGCTGTTATGGCTTCAGTAGATGAGTTTTCTTTAGTAGTTAAAGGTCGTGGCGGACATGGAGCAATGCCACATCAAACCGTAGATGCAATTTTAGCAGCTTGTCAAATTGTCAATATGCTACAAAGTATAGTTGCTCGTAATATTAACCCATTGGATTCAGCCGTAGTTACTATAGGCAGTTTTCATGCGGGTCAAGCCTTTAACGTGATTGCAGAAACAGCAGAACTTCGCGGCACAATACGCACATTTAGCCAAGAAGCTTATGAAAAGATTCCTGACCTATTTGAGCAAGTAGTTATTAGCACCGCAAAAGCTCTAGGTGCAGAATGTTATATTGAATATGAACGCCTTGGGCCTCCAACAATTAATAACCCTGATATGGCTGAGTTTGTACGACAAATTGCAGCAGAAGTAGTTGGAAAAGAAAATGTTATTTCTGATGACCGGGCCCGAACTATGGCAGGTGAAGATATGGCTTATTTTCTATCTAATGTTGCTGGATGTTTCTTTTTTGTTGGTTCTCAAAATTCTGAAAAAGGCTTAATTCATCCACACCATAGCCCATTTTTTAATTTTGATGAAGAAGCATTGCCCATAGGCGTAGAAATGTTAAAACGTATTGCTTGCCAATTTCTAAAAACAAATAAGTAA
- a CDS encoding CarD family transcriptional regulator, with translation MLFNIGEKVVYPNHGVATIEQITTRYMDGADNQFYHLRLSATNSVVMVPINNAKQVGLRMPIAKNQCEQLWKLLSDNFSEPPADWKDRFKDFSDKMRTGDIFFVAEILKNLTYLSKAKPLSFREKRMLERAKFLVVSELAIVSVSSEKEVSDQVDNALNRACVKHESKHMHAFA, from the coding sequence GTGTTATTTAATATTGGGGAAAAAGTCGTCTATCCTAATCATGGTGTTGCAACTATTGAACAAATAACTACTAGATATATGGATGGTGCGGATAACCAGTTTTATCACTTACGCCTTTCTGCTACTAACTCTGTTGTAATGGTGCCAATTAATAATGCCAAACAAGTTGGACTCAGAATGCCAATTGCTAAAAATCAATGTGAACAACTATGGAAACTTCTAAGCGATAATTTTTCTGAACCTCCAGCAGATTGGAAAGATCGCTTTAAGGATTTTTCTGATAAAATGCGTACAGGTGATATATTTTTTGTAGCAGAAATCTTAAAAAATCTAACTTACTTAAGTAAAGCTAAACCTTTGTCTTTTCGTGAAAAAAGAATGCTAGAAAGAGCTAAGTTTCTAGTTGTCAGTGAATTAGCAATTGTTTCAGTCTCTTCTGAAAAAGAAGTCTCAGATCAAGTTGACAATGCGTTAAATAGAGCTTGCGTTAAACATGAAAGTAAGCATATGCATGCTTTTGCATAA
- a CDS encoding cyclase family protein: MKIYDVSVPISPEMPVYPGDPKIDIHLRESIAKGGVCNVSSISLGSHTGTHIDPPYHFIETGIKVDQIPLNLLIGRTRVVEIPSAKIDKNVLKEIDLGDCVRLIFKTRNSYLWSNKNFVTDYVYVTPDAAEILVESGIKLVGIDYLSIEQYGSTNYQTHKTLLGSGVIIIEGLNLAEVEAGDYEMICLPLKIENADGAPARVILRG, encoded by the coding sequence ATGAAAATTTATGACGTTTCAGTGCCAATTAGCCCTGAAATGCCAGTTTATCCAGGTGATCCTAAGATAGACATTCATTTAAGAGAAAGTATAGCTAAAGGCGGTGTTTGTAATGTTAGCTCTATTTCTCTTGGTTCTCATACAGGCACACATATAGACCCACCTTATCATTTTATTGAAACAGGAATTAAAGTAGACCAAATACCACTTAATTTATTAATTGGACGCACTCGTGTTGTAGAAATCCCTTCAGCTAAAATTGATAAAAATGTGCTTAAGGAAATAGATTTAGGCGATTGTGTAAGGTTAATCTTTAAGACCCGGAACTCTTATTTATGGAGTAACAAAAATTTTGTCACCGATTATGTTTATGTAACACCTGATGCCGCAGAAATTTTGGTTGAGTCAGGAATTAAGCTTGTAGGGATTGATTATTTATCGATTGAGCAATATGGATCTACTAACTACCAAACCCATAAAACCTTGCTTGGAAGCGGTGTAATAATAATTGAAGGGCTAAATTTAGCAGAAGTTGAAGCAGGGGATTATGAAATGATTTGCCTACCATTAAAAATAGAAAATGCTGATGGTGCGCCAGCACGCGTTATTTTACGGGGTTAG
- a CDS encoding bifunctional 4-hydroxy-2-oxoglutarate aldolase/2-dehydro-3-deoxy-phosphogluconate aldolase has product MIDFSILSVIERHKIFAIIKTDSAETALKAAEAAVVGGLKLIEISLTTSGAVRVISDLRRKYGDAIRVGAGNVISIDMADRAIKGGAQFISSPHTNANIIEFSISKKTFPIAGAATPTEILSAWDFGVPLIKVFPVYTLGASSYIHTLKESMPEVRLLPTSGVTINNVKDFLQSGAFAVGVGGSIFRLADINNDNYASIAERSRTLIKEVESIS; this is encoded by the coding sequence ATGATAGATTTTTCCATCTTAAGTGTTATTGAACGTCATAAAATTTTTGCCATAATAAAAACCGACTCAGCAGAAACAGCATTAAAAGCAGCAGAAGCGGCGGTTGTTGGAGGGTTAAAATTAATAGAAATCTCTCTTACAACTTCTGGAGCCGTTAGGGTTATTTCTGATTTGCGCCGTAAATATGGAGATGCTATTAGGGTTGGTGCTGGAAATGTAATTTCTATTGATATGGCAGATCGAGCAATTAAAGGTGGAGCGCAATTTATTTCCTCTCCTCATACAAATGCTAATATTATTGAATTTTCTATTAGCAAAAAAACTTTTCCTATAGCTGGTGCTGCTACTCCTACAGAAATTTTGTCTGCATGGGATTTTGGAGTCCCTTTAATTAAAGTTTTTCCTGTTTATACTCTTGGAGCTTCCTCTTATATTCACACCTTAAAAGAATCTATGCCAGAAGTTAGACTTCTACCAACTAGCGGCGTTACTATTAATAATGTAAAAGATTTTCTACAATCAGGGGCTTTTGCTGTAGGAGTTGGCGGTAGTATATTTAGATTAGCAGATATTAATAATGATAATTATGCTAGTATTGCAGAACGCTCACGCACTTTAATTAAAGAAGTTGAGAGTATAAGCTAA
- a CDS encoding DUF4388 domain-containing protein: MQGSLLTTPFPEILRVIYNERRSGELIAKATVETANLEKHVCFERGQVVFASSNQPEDRIGETLVRYNKLTRQQLEQFFTQLPSGQRVGRALVEFGILSERELVNYVTLQFIDIIYSVFNWKTGNFQFNTGENLAPDELKMKFSTPTIILEGIRRLNDFDVIRKGIGSASKWLHTTTTGRSKIQAIAFNPVELSLMNMAKEPIDILKLLVNSKDRPEKILQSIYGLLVIGMLEQVDEPAQQEQPIFPGTDITPTEFEAIRQRIMSRDPRAILGVQPQNNINEVYEAYLQLATRFHPDKFANAPQQLKTEIEIIFNSINESYNYIRTAPVAPPPQAMQPIMPAPNTMPPPLQPQMQQPMMGYGMPGQGYYPQQSMQQPMQPQMPSPFAPQTPNAPLPNTRLQTGAARNIWQTGAVQQVPPQPGYATPNNYQPPQPQQGYYQPSNNPSVNPAINPLAQLQASKRSSITRAVSDELDYKGEKDKNPFAALQKKNMGADQAISEMLDYFDDRRAPLFTSDALSKLLRTKPPTTISQKELVETIINWARNKSSVMGWPIPIILLRVITLIKQAEQSQLIEDFDGANFYPNFINELANYCNPAEAEEFMRGLSSI, encoded by the coding sequence ATGCAAGGCTCACTTTTAACAACCCCTTTTCCAGAAATCCTACGAGTTATTTATAATGAACGTCGAAGCGGTGAATTAATAGCAAAAGCTACAGTAGAAACCGCTAATCTAGAAAAACATGTCTGTTTTGAACGTGGACAAGTTGTTTTTGCTTCTAGCAACCAACCCGAAGACCGAATTGGTGAAACTTTAGTCCGTTATAATAAATTAACACGTCAACAATTAGAACAGTTCTTCACCCAACTTCCTTCAGGACAAAGGGTAGGACGTGCATTAGTTGAATTTGGCATACTTAGCGAAAGAGAGTTAGTTAATTATGTCACCCTACAATTTATAGATATTATTTATTCTGTTTTTAATTGGAAAACAGGCAATTTTCAATTTAATACTGGTGAAAATTTAGCTCCAGATGAGCTAAAAATGAAATTTTCTACTCCAACAATTATCCTAGAAGGAATACGTAGGCTTAACGATTTTGATGTAATTAGAAAAGGTATAGGATCAGCATCTAAATGGCTACATACAACAACTACAGGTCGCTCTAAAATCCAGGCCATAGCCTTTAATCCTGTAGAACTAAGTTTAATGAATATGGCTAAAGAGCCGATAGATATATTAAAACTACTAGTAAATTCTAAAGATAGACCTGAAAAAATTCTACAATCTATTTATGGATTATTAGTAATAGGAATGCTTGAACAAGTAGATGAGCCTGCTCAACAAGAACAACCTATTTTCCCTGGCACAGATATTACACCTACAGAATTTGAAGCAATAAGACAAAGAATTATGTCCCGTGATCCAAGGGCAATACTTGGAGTACAACCACAAAATAATATAAATGAAGTTTATGAAGCATACCTACAATTAGCTACACGTTTCCATCCAGATAAATTTGCTAATGCACCTCAACAGCTAAAAACTGAAATTGAAATAATTTTTAACTCTATTAATGAAAGTTACAATTATATTCGTACTGCTCCAGTTGCTCCACCTCCACAAGCTATGCAACCTATAATGCCCGCTCCAAATACAATGCCTCCACCCTTACAACCTCAGATGCAACAACCTATGATGGGTTATGGTATGCCAGGCCAAGGCTATTACCCACAACAATCTATGCAACAACCTATGCAACCGCAAATGCCATCACCTTTTGCCCCTCAAACACCTAATGCACCTTTACCTAATACTAGGTTACAAACCGGTGCAGCAAGAAATATCTGGCAAACCGGCGCAGTACAACAAGTTCCTCCTCAACCCGGCTATGCTACGCCAAATAATTATCAGCCGCCTCAACCACAACAGGGTTATTATCAACCTAGTAATAATCCATCTGTAAATCCTGCTATTAACCCATTAGCACAGCTACAAGCCTCTAAACGAAGTTCTATAACTCGTGCTGTTTCTGATGAACTTGACTATAAAGGGGAAAAAGATAAAAACCCATTTGCAGCACTGCAAAAAAAGAATATGGGAGCAGACCAGGCTATTAGCGAAATGTTAGATTATTTTGATGATCGCCGCGCACCTCTTTTTACTTCTGATGCTCTATCAAAACTACTACGTACCAAACCTCCAACAACCATTAGCCAAAAAGAGTTAGTAGAAACTATTATTAATTGGGCAAGAAATAAGTCTAGCGTTATGGGGTGGCCGATACCTATAATTTTATTAAGAGTAATAACTTTAATAAAACAAGCAGAGCAATCTCAGCTTATAGAAGACTTTGATGGTGCTAACTTTTACCCAAATTTTATCAATGAGTTAGCTAATTATTGTAATCCAGCAGAAGCTGAAGAATTTATGCGTGGTTTAAGTAGTATTTAA